The following coding sequences are from one Triticum dicoccoides isolate Atlit2015 ecotype Zavitan chromosome 4A, WEW_v2.0, whole genome shotgun sequence window:
- the LOC119289122 gene encoding DIMBOA UDP-glucosyltransferase BX9-like — protein sequence MLQLADVLHGRGLAVTVLHTQFNALDPALHPEFTFVAVPDGVPADLAASGSIIPIILAMNAAMEASAAVHDVLASVLADDGQPPPACLFIDANLLAVQKAALALGLPTMVLRTGSAACFSCFLAYPMLHHNGYLPPKESQLYTPVKELPPLRVRDLFVTSSSDHEMVRKVLARASETVRNSSGLVVNTFDALETAELDRIRRQVDVAFVLAAGPLHKLSPRSTGSSLLREDRSCMEWLDKQAAGSVLYVSFGSLASMDGGELSEIAWGLANSGQPFLWVVRRDLVPGSDGPGLPEGFDRAVEGRGKVIPWAPQQEVLAHFAVAGFWTHNGWNSTLESISEGLPMICMPHFADQMMNTRYVEAVWGVGFELEGKPERNKIAKAIQKLMNEREGEVARGKARELKKKVGSSLENGGSSLLAIDKLIEHISSL from the exons ATGCTGCAGCTCGCCGACGTGCTCCACGGCCGAGGCCTCGCCGTCACCGTCCTCCACACCCAGTTCAACGCGCTGGACCCCGCGCTCCACCCCGAGTTCACCTTCGTCGCCGTGCCCGACGGCGTCCCCGCCGACCTCGCCGCCTCGGGGAGCATCATCCCCATCATCCTCGCCATGAACGCCGCCATGGAGGCGTCGGCGGCCGTCCACGATGTGCTCGCGTCGGTCCTCGCGGACGACGGTCAGCCCCCGCCCGCGTGCCTGTTCATCGACGCCAACCTACTCGCCGTCCAGAAGGCCGCCTTGGCGCTCGGGCTCCCGACGATGGTGCTGCGTACCGGCAGCGCCGCCTGCTTCAGCTGCTTCCTAGCCTATCCCATGCTCCACCACAACGGTTATCTACCTCCAAAAG AATCACAGCTCTACACGCCGGTGAAAGAGCTGCCGCCGTTGCGTGTCAGGGACCTATTCGTCACGAGCAGCAGCGACCACGAAATGGTGCGCAAGGTTCTAGCCCGAGCCTCTGAAACCGTGAGGAACTCCTCTGGCCTCGTCGTCAACACGTTCGACGCTCTGGAGACCGCCGAGCTAGACAGGATACGCCGCCAAGTAGACGTGGCCTTCGTGCTCGCCGCCGGCCCGCTCCACAAGCTCTCCCCCCGGAGCACCGGGAGCAGCCTGCTGCGCGAGGACCGTAGCTGCATGGAGTGGCTGGACAAGCAGGCCGCGGGGTCCGTGCTGTATGTGAGCTTCGGGAGCTTGGCATCCATGGATGGTGGCGAGCTCTCGGAGATCGCGTGGGGTTTGGCCAACAGTGGCCAACCTTTTCTATGGGTTGTCCGACGGGACCTCGTGCCGGGATCGGACGGGCCTGGTCTGCCGGAGGGATTTGATCGTGCGGTGGAGGGTAGAGGCAAGGTGATCCCGTGGGCCCCGCAGCAGGAGGTGCTGGCCCACTTTGCAGTGGCTGGATTCTGGACCCACAACGGCTGGAACTCAACACTGGAGAGCATCAGTGAGGGTCTCCCGATGATATGCATGCCTCACTTTGCGGATCAAATGATGAACACAAGATATGTGGAGGCAGTGTGGGGTGTAGGGTTTGAGCTCGAGGGCAAGCCAGAGAGAAACAAAATCGCCAAGGCAATTCAGAAGCTTATGAATGAGAGGGAAGGAGAAGTGGCTAGGGGAAAAGCAAGAGAACTTAAGAAAAAAGTAGGGTCGAGCTTGGAAAATGGTGGGTCTTCTCTACTAGCTATAGATAAGCTTATCGAGCATATATCGTCTTTGTAA
- the LOC119286706 gene encoding probable E3 ubiquitin-protein ligase ARI3 encodes MAHAHRALLASRLVLARSYAFAYYMFGDEVRTYPSEKANLPIAKVLFEDQQWQLEENAEKLSKVLATEAKPVLAEEEVLRAMQETSNLAKIVDTHCREMYKCIQDELLPLLLEPMTIAPYRPDGPDKAKDLPAP; translated from the coding sequence ATGGCCCACGCGCACCGGGCCCTGCTGGCGTCGCGCCTCGTGCTCGCCCGCTCCTACGCCTTCGCCTACTACATGTTCGGCGACGAGGTGCGCACCTACCCGTCGGAGAAGGCCAACCTGCCCATCGCCAAGGTCCTGTTCGAGGACCAGCAGTGGCagctggaggagaacgccgagaagcTGTCCAAGGTGCTCGCCACCGAGGCCAAGCCTGTGCTGGCCGAGGAGGAGGTCCTCCGGGCCATGCAGGAGACCTCCAACCTCGCCAAGATCGTCGACACGCACTGCAGGGAGATGTACAAGTGCATCCAGGACGAGCTGCTGCCGCTGCTCCTGGAGCCCATGACCATCGCCCCCTATCGCCCCGATGGACCCGACAAGGCCAAGGATCTGCCGGCGCCGTGA